A region from the Clavibacter sp. A6099 genome encodes:
- a CDS encoding cupin domain-containing protein, with translation MTTPAVTDLAAELREVTALWTPRVVGRVNDQYVKVAKLLGELTWHAHDAEDEMFLVVSGRLRIQLPDDQEVVLGPGQFHVVPRGVPHNPVADEEVEIVLIETVTTAHTGDVVVPGTVPVERQVGDFR, from the coding sequence ATGACGACTCCTGCCGTGACCGATCTCGCCGCCGAGCTCCGCGAGGTGACCGCCCTCTGGACGCCCCGGGTCGTGGGGCGGGTGAACGACCAGTACGTGAAGGTCGCGAAGCTGCTCGGCGAGCTGACGTGGCACGCGCACGACGCCGAGGACGAGATGTTCCTCGTCGTCTCGGGCCGCCTCCGCATCCAGCTGCCGGACGATCAGGAGGTCGTGCTCGGTCCCGGGCAGTTCCACGTCGTGCCGCGGGGCGTGCCGCACAACCCGGTCGCGGACGAGGAGGTGGAGATCGTCCTCATCGAGACGGTCACCACCGCGCACACCGGCGACGTGGTCGTGCCGGGCACCGTGCCCGTGGAGCGGCAGGTGGGCGACTTCCGCTGA
- a CDS encoding PadR family transcriptional regulator, with the protein MRTHDHDDHLSSPSSAEAPADRHEPRMQHHRGGRPRIMPGHPLARGFRPGDGPGFPGFPGFPGMGGFGGPGFGPGRGRGGRGRARRGDVRLAILSLLADAPSNGYGLITGIATKTEGAWRPSPGSVYPTLQQLVDEDLIVADETGAKSVYSLTDQGRAHVEEHKEEIDAAWAATTDKSEGEDAFQTSLMKLMGVVKPLMHDATDAQRQAAAAKLDETRRALYAILAD; encoded by the coding sequence ATGCGCACCCACGACCACGACGACCACCTCTCGTCCCCCTCATCCGCCGAGGCCCCCGCCGACCGCCACGAGCCCCGCATGCAGCACCACCGCGGCGGGCGCCCGCGCATCATGCCGGGTCACCCCCTCGCCCGCGGCTTCCGCCCGGGCGACGGCCCCGGCTTCCCCGGGTTCCCGGGCTTCCCCGGGATGGGCGGCTTCGGCGGCCCCGGCTTCGGACCGGGTCGCGGACGCGGCGGACGGGGTCGCGCCCGCCGCGGCGACGTCCGCCTCGCGATCCTCTCCCTGCTCGCCGACGCGCCCTCGAACGGCTACGGCCTCATCACGGGCATCGCCACGAAGACCGAGGGCGCCTGGCGGCCGAGCCCCGGATCCGTCTACCCCACGCTCCAGCAGCTCGTCGACGAGGACCTCATCGTCGCCGACGAGACCGGCGCCAAGAGCGTCTACTCCCTCACCGACCAGGGCCGCGCCCACGTCGAGGAGCACAAGGAGGAGATCGACGCCGCCTGGGCCGCGACCACCGACAAGTCCGAGGGCGAGGACGCGTTCCAGACCAGCCTCATGAAGCTCATGGGCGTCGTGAAGCCCCTCATGCACGACGCGACCGACGCCCAGCGCCAGGCCGCGGCGGCGAAGCTCGACGAGACGCGGCGCGCGCTGTACGCGATCCTCGCCGACTGA
- a CDS encoding molybdopterin-dependent oxidoreductase, which yields MTRAALRWWSACIGVVAALAVLAVAEIAAAFVAPAASPVLAVGALVIDLVPAGVKDTVIALFGTGDKVALIVVLGVVVLAAAALAGILQVRRPPFGVVVLALFAGVAVLAATTRAGATGAAAIPTIVGMIAGVFVLHRGAERLRDWRDAADRAASASAAVAEPVRGIARPAARAPLTPGAGARVERRAFLLMTVVAGVTSVVAGSVARGLNAAAARVDDFRRTLVLPRAVTPAAAIPASAELGVPGLAPFLTPATDFYRIDTALQVPSVDAASWKLRITGMVEQEVEITFAELLALPLEEHVTTLTCVSNEVGGNLIGNALWLGYPIRLLLERAKPTAGADMVLSTSQDGWTASTPLEALTDPDRASILAVGMNGEPLPQQHGFPVRMVVPGLYGYVSATKWVTELKVTTFAEDVAYWSTRGWTERGPIKTGSRIDTPRSGARVDAGRTAIAGMAWAQHTGIQKVEVRVDEGDWVEATLGDGVGADTWRQWSYAWDATSGSHSVEVRATDTTGATQTSDEAPPAPDGATGWHRITVGVS from the coding sequence GTGACCCGCGCGGCCCTCCGCTGGTGGTCCGCGTGCATCGGTGTCGTGGCGGCGCTCGCCGTGCTGGCCGTCGCCGAGATCGCCGCGGCCTTCGTCGCCCCGGCGGCGAGCCCCGTGCTCGCGGTGGGTGCGCTCGTCATCGACCTCGTGCCCGCGGGCGTCAAGGACACGGTGATCGCCCTGTTCGGCACGGGCGACAAGGTCGCGCTCATCGTCGTGCTCGGTGTGGTGGTGCTCGCCGCCGCGGCGCTCGCCGGGATCCTGCAGGTGCGCCGACCGCCCTTCGGCGTGGTCGTCCTCGCGCTGTTCGCCGGGGTCGCCGTGCTGGCGGCCACCACGCGCGCCGGGGCGACGGGCGCCGCGGCGATCCCCACGATCGTCGGCATGATCGCCGGCGTCTTCGTCCTCCACCGCGGCGCCGAGCGCCTCCGCGATTGGCGGGACGCGGCGGACCGCGCGGCATCCGCATCCGCGGCCGTGGCCGAGCCCGTGCGCGGCATCGCCCGCCCGGCCGCGCGCGCCCCGCTCACCCCGGGCGCAGGCGCGCGCGTCGAGCGCCGCGCCTTCTTACTCATGACGGTCGTGGCGGGCGTCACCTCCGTCGTCGCCGGATCCGTGGCCCGCGGCCTCAACGCCGCCGCCGCCCGCGTGGACGACTTCCGCCGCACGCTCGTGCTCCCGCGCGCCGTGACGCCCGCCGCCGCGATCCCCGCGTCGGCGGAGCTCGGCGTGCCCGGCCTCGCGCCCTTCCTCACGCCCGCGACGGACTTCTACCGCATCGACACCGCGCTCCAGGTGCCGTCGGTCGACGCGGCGTCGTGGAAGCTGCGCATCACCGGCATGGTCGAGCAGGAGGTCGAGATCACGTTCGCGGAGCTGCTCGCCCTGCCGCTCGAGGAGCACGTGACCACCCTCACGTGCGTGTCCAACGAGGTCGGCGGGAACCTGATCGGCAACGCGCTCTGGCTCGGCTATCCCATCCGCCTCCTGCTCGAGCGCGCGAAGCCCACCGCGGGCGCCGACATGGTGCTCTCCACGAGCCAGGACGGCTGGACCGCGAGCACGCCGCTGGAGGCGCTCACGGATCCCGACCGCGCGTCGATCCTCGCGGTCGGCATGAACGGCGAGCCCCTGCCGCAGCAGCACGGCTTCCCCGTGCGGATGGTGGTGCCCGGCCTCTACGGCTACGTCTCCGCGACCAAGTGGGTCACCGAGCTCAAGGTCACGACGTTCGCCGAGGACGTCGCGTACTGGTCGACCCGCGGCTGGACCGAGCGCGGCCCCATCAAGACGGGCTCGCGCATCGACACCCCGCGCTCCGGCGCGCGCGTCGACGCGGGACGCACCGCGATCGCCGGCATGGCCTGGGCGCAGCACACCGGCATCCAGAAGGTGGAGGTGCGCGTCGACGAGGGCGACTGGGTCGAGGCGACCCTGGGCGACGGCGTCGGGGCCGACACGTGGCGGCAGTGGTCGTACGCGTGGGACGCGACGAGCGGATCCCACAGCGTCGAGGTGCGCGCGACCGACACCACGGGCGCGACGCAGACCTCCGACGAGGCGCCGCCCGCCCCCGACGGCGCGACGGGCTGGCACCGGATCACCGTCGGCGTCTCCTGA
- a CDS encoding sensor histidine kinase, with translation MTADSFLVVVLTALVCAAVVGLGASVLLRALRRRSLVLQICVVALAAVLSVVGGMVAVTASMLVDDAGLTAFLSVAAVSALVSLVMAAMLGMTLVRGSRELGRYAASMGEEAAVEPGRPTSTEFAQLARELSAANRRLADARDKMEAQERSRRELIAWMSHDLRTPLAGIRAMAESLEDGMVDDEHRYFRQIRVQANRLNGMVDDLFELSRINSGSLELAVERVSLYDVVSDTVAELGPVAQARKVELRGETAHDDLVVQGDPRELSRVVGNLVMNAIQQSLPGGRIVISAHRDSGNLAVLSVEDTAGGIPEADLPRVFDAGWRSTGSRTPRAYGKSAAERTALGPDFPAAPVEATPPDPAVQAEGTHDGGYASGGGGAGLGLAIVRGIVRAHDGDVTVQNIEGGCRFDVILPYSKPVAS, from the coding sequence GTGACCGCCGACTCCTTCCTCGTCGTCGTCCTGACCGCGCTCGTCTGCGCCGCGGTCGTCGGCCTCGGCGCCAGCGTCCTGCTGCGCGCCCTCCGCCGCCGCTCCCTCGTGCTCCAGATCTGCGTGGTCGCGCTCGCCGCGGTGCTCTCGGTCGTCGGCGGCATGGTCGCCGTCACCGCGAGCATGCTCGTCGACGACGCCGGCCTCACCGCGTTCCTCTCCGTCGCCGCCGTCTCCGCGCTCGTCTCGCTCGTCATGGCCGCGATGCTCGGCATGACCCTCGTGCGCGGCAGCCGCGAGCTCGGCCGCTACGCCGCGTCCATGGGCGAGGAGGCCGCCGTCGAGCCGGGACGCCCCACCAGCACCGAGTTCGCCCAGCTCGCCCGCGAGCTCAGCGCCGCCAACCGCCGCCTCGCCGACGCCCGCGACAAGATGGAGGCGCAGGAGCGCAGCCGCCGCGAGCTCATCGCGTGGATGTCGCACGACCTGCGCACGCCGCTCGCCGGGATCCGCGCCATGGCCGAGTCCCTCGAGGACGGCATGGTCGACGACGAGCACCGCTACTTCCGCCAGATCCGCGTGCAGGCGAACCGCCTCAACGGCATGGTCGACGACCTGTTCGAGCTGTCCCGCATCAACTCGGGAAGCCTCGAGCTCGCCGTCGAGCGCGTCTCCCTCTACGACGTCGTCAGCGACACCGTCGCCGAGCTCGGCCCGGTCGCCCAAGCCCGCAAGGTCGAGCTCCGCGGAGAGACCGCGCACGACGACCTCGTGGTGCAGGGCGACCCGCGCGAGCTCTCGCGCGTCGTCGGCAACCTCGTGATGAACGCCATCCAGCAGTCGCTCCCCGGCGGCCGCATCGTGATCTCCGCGCACCGCGACTCCGGCAACCTCGCCGTCCTCTCCGTCGAGGACACCGCGGGCGGCATCCCCGAGGCCGACCTCCCGCGCGTGTTCGACGCCGGCTGGCGGTCGACCGGGTCCCGCACGCCGCGCGCCTACGGGAAGAGCGCCGCCGAGAGGACCGCGCTCGGCCCCGACTTCCCGGCCGCGCCCGTCGAGGCCACGCCGCCGGACCCCGCGGTGCAGGCCGAGGGCACGCACGACGGCGGCTACGCGTCGGGCGGCGGAGGGGCCGGGCTCGGCCTCGCGATCGTCCGCGGCATCGTGCGCGCGCACGACGGCGACGTCACCGTCCAGAACATCGAGGGCGGCTGCCGCTTCGACGTGATCCTCCCGTACAGCAAGCCGGTCGCCTCGTGA
- a CDS encoding response regulator transcription factor: protein MSPTYDPARADAGRPDPARPDPSRPDPLRGRRILVVEDDPTVNEVVCRYLKASGFQVETVADGLEAVRVATERMPDLVVLDRMLPGLDGLEVCRRIRAHHPESPVPVVMLTALGQGEDRVNGLDAGADDYLAKPFSPRELVLRVRAVLRRTVPEAVPEPPFVAGPFVLDLGAREIHQAGVMLSLTSREFDLLAFLLRNPRRVFGRDDLLRQVWGWEIGDLSTVTVHVRRLREKIEADPAHPVLLGTVWGVGYRFDPDAATPATPATPAEADA from the coding sequence GTGAGCCCCACCTACGATCCCGCGCGCGCCGACGCCGGGCGCCCCGACCCCGCGCGGCCCGATCCCTCGCGGCCGGATCCGCTGCGCGGCCGCCGCATCCTCGTGGTCGAGGACGACCCCACGGTCAACGAGGTCGTGTGCCGCTACCTCAAGGCGTCGGGCTTCCAGGTGGAGACCGTCGCCGACGGCCTCGAGGCCGTGCGCGTCGCCACCGAGCGCATGCCCGACCTCGTCGTGCTCGACCGCATGCTCCCCGGCCTCGACGGCCTCGAGGTGTGCCGCCGGATCCGCGCCCACCACCCCGAGTCGCCCGTCCCCGTCGTGATGCTCACCGCGCTCGGCCAGGGCGAGGACCGCGTCAACGGCCTCGACGCCGGCGCGGACGACTACCTCGCCAAGCCCTTCTCGCCGCGCGAGCTCGTGCTCCGCGTGCGCGCCGTCCTCCGCCGCACCGTCCCCGAGGCCGTGCCCGAGCCGCCGTTCGTCGCGGGACCGTTCGTGCTCGACCTCGGCGCGCGCGAGATCCACCAGGCCGGCGTCATGCTGTCGCTCACCTCCCGCGAGTTCGACCTGCTCGCCTTCCTGCTCCGGAACCCGCGCCGCGTCTTCGGGCGCGACGACCTGCTGCGCCAGGTGTGGGGGTGGGAGATCGGCGACCTCTCCACCGTCACCGTGCACGTGCGGCGCCTGCGGGAGAAGATCGAGGCGGATCCCGCGCACCCCGTGCTCCTCGGCACCGTCTGGGGCGTGGGCTACCGCTTCGACCCGGACGCCGCGACGCCCGCCACTCCGGCGACGCCCGCCGAGGCCGACGCGTGA
- a CDS encoding glycosyltransferase family 2 protein produces MTPALVDVVLPCLDEEEALPWVLSRLPEGYRAIVVDNGSTDRSAEVARAHGALVVAESRRGFGAAAHAGLEAATAPLVAFCDADASMDPALLPRVVDPVRDGERDLVLGRRVPSARGAWPLHARIANLELARRLRRITGVPLHDLGPMRCGRRTELLDLGILDRRSGYPLEMLLRASAAEWRILEVDMPYAPRVGRSKVTGTVRGTVTAVRDMSRVLAEARAAAAGADRTPGGSA; encoded by the coding sequence ATGACGCCAGCGCTCGTGGACGTGGTCCTCCCCTGCCTCGACGAGGAGGAGGCCCTGCCCTGGGTCCTCTCCCGCCTGCCCGAGGGGTACCGCGCGATCGTCGTCGACAACGGATCCACCGACCGCTCCGCCGAGGTCGCGCGTGCTCACGGCGCCCTCGTGGTGGCGGAGTCGCGCCGCGGGTTCGGCGCTGCCGCGCACGCGGGGCTCGAGGCCGCGACCGCGCCGCTCGTGGCGTTCTGCGACGCCGACGCGTCGATGGATCCCGCGCTCCTCCCCCGCGTCGTCGACCCGGTCCGCGACGGCGAGCGCGACCTGGTGCTCGGCCGCCGCGTGCCCTCGGCCCGCGGGGCGTGGCCGCTGCACGCGCGGATCGCGAACCTCGAGCTGGCCAGGCGGCTGCGGCGGATCACGGGCGTGCCGCTGCACGACCTCGGTCCCATGCGCTGCGGGCGGCGCACGGAGCTGCTCGATCTCGGGATACTCGACCGCCGCAGCGGCTATCCGCTGGAGATGCTGCTGCGGGCATCCGCGGCGGAGTGGCGCATCCTTGAGGTGGACATGCCGTACGCGCCGCGCGTGGGGCGGTCCAAGGTGACCGGCACCGTGCGCGGGACCGTCACGGCCGTGCGCGACATGTCGCGCGTGCTGGCCGAGGCGCGAGCGGCGGCAGCGGGAGCCGACCGCACCCCGGGAGGATCCGCGTGA
- a CDS encoding TIGR04282 family arsenosugar biosynthesis glycosyltransferase encodes MTAVVVIAKECIPGRVKTRLHPPFTLEEAAELASAALADTLAAVDDAAPERRVLLFDGANPPAEAAGYDVIPQVTGDLDERLAAMFDALDGPVLLVGMDTPQLTAPLLRPVLDSWADGARGPDAWFGPANDGGFWALGLRDPDGALVRGVPMSRDDTGAVQLSRLIDAGLDVAMLPELTDVDTVDDAREAAEAAPAHRFAHVLRTLETGASTRAATTAPATSQRDPA; translated from the coding sequence GTGACCGCCGTCGTCGTCATCGCCAAGGAGTGCATCCCGGGCCGCGTGAAGACGCGCCTGCACCCGCCGTTCACGCTCGAGGAGGCGGCCGAGCTCGCGTCCGCCGCCCTCGCCGACACGCTCGCCGCGGTCGACGACGCCGCGCCCGAGCGGCGTGTCCTGCTCTTCGACGGCGCGAACCCGCCCGCGGAGGCCGCCGGCTACGACGTGATCCCGCAGGTGACGGGCGACCTCGACGAGCGGCTCGCGGCGATGTTCGACGCGCTCGACGGCCCCGTGCTCCTCGTGGGAATGGACACCCCGCAGCTCACCGCGCCCCTCCTCCGCCCCGTGCTCGACTCCTGGGCCGACGGCGCGCGCGGCCCCGACGCCTGGTTCGGCCCCGCCAACGACGGCGGCTTCTGGGCGCTCGGCCTCCGGGATCCGGACGGCGCGCTCGTGCGCGGCGTGCCCATGTCGCGGGACGACACGGGCGCCGTGCAGCTGTCGCGCCTCATCGACGCCGGGCTCGACGTGGCGATGCTGCCCGAGCTCACCGACGTGGACACGGTCGACGACGCGCGGGAGGCCGCCGAGGCCGCGCCCGCCCATCGCTTCGCCCACGTGCTCCGAACCCTGGAGACCGGCGCGAGCACCCGCGCCGCCACCACCGCACCCGCGACATCGCAGAGGGACCCCGCATGA
- a CDS encoding class I SAM-dependent methyltransferase, translating into MSLAVEHPEDRASARVRTFGSGGGEPYARALRDSGEVLFLSLASSDDDSAEVMDLGRWSADADAVDASLLADAAGPVLDIGCGPGRMVRAAMDAGLGALGIDVSPTVVEMAAGLGLPVLHRSVFERLPREGGWGTLLLLDGNIGIGGDAAALLARCGDLLDDEGALVVETHPDPARDRTFECTVEDGQGRASDPFPWAQVGRDAVARMAVDAGLELVQCWETEGRSFCRLVRA; encoded by the coding sequence ATGAGCCTGGCCGTCGAGCACCCCGAGGACCGCGCCTCCGCGCGCGTCCGAACCTTCGGATCCGGTGGCGGCGAGCCCTACGCCCGGGCCCTCCGCGACTCCGGCGAGGTCCTCTTCCTGTCGCTCGCGTCCTCCGACGACGACAGCGCCGAGGTCATGGACCTGGGCCGCTGGAGCGCCGACGCCGACGCCGTGGACGCGAGCCTCCTCGCCGACGCCGCCGGCCCCGTGCTCGACATCGGCTGCGGCCCGGGCCGCATGGTCCGCGCGGCCATGGACGCCGGGCTCGGCGCGCTCGGCATCGACGTGTCCCCCACCGTGGTCGAGATGGCCGCGGGCCTCGGCCTCCCCGTCCTCCACCGCTCGGTCTTCGAGCGCCTGCCCCGCGAGGGCGGCTGGGGCACGCTCCTCCTCCTCGACGGCAACATCGGCATCGGCGGCGACGCGGCCGCGCTCCTCGCGCGCTGCGGCGACCTCCTCGACGACGAGGGCGCGCTCGTGGTGGAGACCCACCCGGATCCCGCCCGCGACCGCACCTTCGAGTGCACGGTCGAGGACGGCCAGGGCCGGGCGAGCGACCCGTTCCCGTGGGCGCAGGTCGGCCGCGACGCCGTCGCGCGCATGGCGGTCGACGCGGGCCTCGAGCTCGTTCAGTGCTGGGAGACCGAGGGCCGGTCCTTCTGCCGCCTCGTCCGCGCGTAG
- a CDS encoding molybdopterin-dependent oxidoreductase — MRTLMHEARRRLASPARTTRLAVVIGRLLGLAFLVCFTTGLYSHFLQDPLPWMRFPTAPVSLYRLTQGIHITAGIACVPLLLAKLWIVFPELLTYPPVTGVVSFLERASIAVFVGASLLEVTMGLLNTFQWVPFPFYFRQTHFALAFVVIGSLAIHIGVKLPAIARHWRRGQADESPIVEAEDAPADAPDGTPARAPRGITGRVLAWIDDTPVTPTPVARRGFLVAVGASVAAVVGLTAGQSSRILAPFNAFGPRVMGTGPQGLPVNRTAEAAGVTETAMDAGWTLTVSNGSSSRAFTMDDLRGMGLVTATLPISCVEGWSQSATWRGVRLMDLMDQVGADPGARLRVTSLEKSGGFRRTEMGPEYVRDPLTLVALELDGAPLDIQHGYPARMIAPGRPGVLQTKWLSTLEVM; from the coding sequence ATGCGGACGCTGATGCACGAGGCCAGGCGCCGCCTGGCCTCGCCCGCGCGCACGACCCGGCTGGCGGTCGTGATCGGCCGCCTCCTCGGCCTCGCCTTCCTCGTGTGCTTCACGACGGGCCTCTACAGCCACTTCCTCCAGGACCCGCTGCCGTGGATGCGCTTCCCGACCGCGCCCGTGTCGCTCTACCGGCTGACGCAGGGGATCCACATCACGGCCGGCATCGCCTGCGTGCCGCTGCTGCTCGCCAAGCTCTGGATCGTCTTCCCCGAGCTGCTCACGTATCCGCCCGTCACCGGGGTCGTGTCGTTCCTGGAGCGCGCGTCCATCGCCGTGTTCGTCGGGGCGTCGCTGCTCGAGGTGACGATGGGCCTCCTCAACACGTTCCAGTGGGTGCCGTTCCCCTTCTACTTCCGGCAGACGCACTTCGCGCTGGCCTTCGTCGTGATCGGGTCGCTCGCGATCCACATCGGCGTCAAGCTGCCCGCGATCGCCAGGCACTGGCGGCGCGGGCAGGCGGACGAGTCGCCCATCGTGGAGGCGGAGGACGCGCCCGCCGACGCGCCCGACGGCACTCCGGCCCGCGCGCCCCGCGGCATCACCGGCCGCGTGCTCGCCTGGATCGACGACACCCCCGTCACGCCCACCCCGGTCGCCCGTCGCGGCTTCCTCGTGGCGGTCGGCGCATCCGTGGCCGCGGTCGTGGGCCTCACCGCGGGCCAGTCGTCCCGGATCCTCGCCCCGTTCAACGCCTTCGGCCCGCGCGTCATGGGCACCGGCCCGCAGGGGCTGCCCGTCAACCGCACGGCCGAGGCCGCGGGGGTCACCGAGACCGCCATGGACGCCGGGTGGACGCTCACCGTCTCGAACGGATCCTCCTCCCGCGCCTTCACGATGGACGACCTCCGCGGCATGGGGCTGGTCACCGCGACGCTCCCCATCTCCTGCGTCGAGGGCTGGAGCCAGTCGGCGACCTGGCGCGGCGTGCGCCTCATGGACCTCATGGACCAGGTCGGCGCCGACCCCGGTGCCCGCCTCCGCGTCACGAGCCTCGAGAAGAGCGGCGGCTTCCGGCGCACCGAGATGGGCCCCGAGTACGTGCGCGACCCGCTCACCCTCGTGGCGCTCGAGCTCGACGGCGCGCCCCTCGACATCCAGCACGGCTACCCGGCGCGCATGATCGCGCCCGGGCGTCCCGGCGTGCTGCAGACCAAGTGGCTCTCGACCCTGGAGGTCATGTGA
- a CDS encoding glycosyltransferase family 87 protein yields MRTALTALVLAVMAALTGWSVVAFDLFGDADDEAFFRREGAAPLFWLVVVIWVVFGAAVLLVRKLPARSAAALIILGSVGLGAVAMAGPPNTSTDSARYAWDGIVQNAGESPYRYTPADPELRDLRPDWLYPKTVVGSDGAATCEGKRIMGVREEETHEPMCTALNRPKVPTIYPPMAELFFAGVRAVVPVTAEYWAFQAAGLVMMTAVTLLLVRALRKRGRPVWWAALWAWCPLVASEVVTNSHVDALGALLALAASLLVAGGMRWRGGIALGAAIATKLIPVIAAPALLRKQPWKVITAAVVTFALLYVPYVLSTGIAVLGYLPGYLQEEGYDDGGRFPLVELVVPGQYGLIAVALILVVTAGLVWWRTDPADPWLGQLVMIGVTLLAVSPRYPWYALLLIPFIAMTGRGEWFAVVAALALRLFAPDEWAWQIALATALVIVVAGSLVRLGPDGRARLVPAAVRRRLGRGRVSAGGPDAG; encoded by the coding sequence GTGCGCACCGCCCTCACCGCCCTCGTCCTCGCCGTCATGGCCGCGCTCACCGGGTGGTCGGTGGTCGCGTTCGATCTGTTCGGCGATGCCGACGACGAGGCGTTCTTCCGTCGCGAGGGTGCCGCGCCGTTGTTCTGGCTCGTGGTCGTCATCTGGGTGGTGTTCGGAGCGGCGGTCCTCCTGGTGCGGAAGCTGCCGGCCCGATCCGCCGCTGCGCTCATCATCCTCGGATCGGTGGGCCTCGGCGCGGTCGCGATGGCCGGACCGCCGAACACCAGCACCGACTCCGCGCGATATGCGTGGGACGGGATCGTGCAGAACGCGGGCGAGTCGCCCTACCGGTACACGCCGGCCGACCCTGAGCTGCGGGACCTCCGGCCCGACTGGCTCTATCCGAAGACCGTCGTCGGGTCGGACGGGGCCGCCACCTGCGAGGGGAAGCGGATCATGGGCGTCCGCGAGGAGGAGACGCACGAGCCGATGTGCACGGCGCTCAACCGCCCCAAGGTCCCGACGATCTACCCGCCCATGGCCGAGCTGTTCTTCGCCGGCGTGCGCGCGGTCGTCCCGGTGACCGCCGAGTACTGGGCGTTCCAGGCCGCCGGGCTCGTGATGATGACGGCTGTGACGCTCCTGCTCGTCCGCGCGCTGCGGAAGCGCGGCAGGCCCGTGTGGTGGGCGGCGCTCTGGGCGTGGTGCCCGCTCGTGGCGAGCGAGGTGGTCACGAACTCGCACGTCGACGCGCTGGGGGCGCTGCTCGCGCTCGCGGCGTCGCTGCTCGTCGCCGGGGGGATGCGGTGGCGCGGCGGCATCGCGCTCGGCGCGGCCATCGCGACCAAGCTCATCCCGGTCATCGCGGCGCCGGCGCTGCTCCGCAAGCAGCCGTGGAAGGTGATCACCGCGGCCGTCGTCACGTTCGCCCTGCTCTACGTGCCGTACGTGCTCAGCACCGGGATCGCCGTGCTCGGATACCTGCCCGGCTACCTGCAGGAGGAGGGCTACGACGACGGCGGGCGGTTCCCCCTCGTGGAGCTCGTCGTGCCCGGGCAGTACGGGCTCATCGCGGTCGCGCTGATCCTCGTGGTCACCGCCGGCCTCGTCTGGTGGAGGACCGACCCGGCGGATCCGTGGCTCGGCCAGCTCGTGATGATCGGCGTCACGCTCCTCGCCGTCAGCCCGCGCTACCCCTGGTACGCGCTGCTGCTCATCCCGTTCATCGCCATGACCGGCCGCGGCGAGTGGTTCGCGGTGGTGGCTGCGCTCGCGCTGCGCCTGTTCGCGCCGGACGAGTGGGCCTGGCAGATCGCGCTCGCGACGGCGCTCGTGATCGTCGTGGCCGGGTCGCTCGTGCGCCTCGGGCCGGACGGGCGCGCGCGCCTCGTGCCGGCGGCGGTGCGGCGGCGGCTCGGTCGGGGGCGCGTCTCCGCTGGCGGGCCCGACGCGGGCTGA
- a CDS encoding ABC transporter ATP-binding protein, protein MDARVVVERAAFRLDVALAVPAGSTTAVVGPNGAGKSTLLRALAGLAPLTDGRVALDGRVLEDAGGSAASGGLADVRIPAEHRGIGVVFQDHLLFPHLSAVQNVAFGPRAQGVARAVADDRARTLLDRLGIADLADRRPAALSGGQSQRVALARALVLEPALLLLDEPMAALDAGTRLDVRDLLAEELLRFGGAAVLVTHDPVDALALADRIHVLEDGRQVQEGSPAEVAARPATAYVARLVGMNRLTGGDPDGRPTALIAAPADVRLSRDRDRDRDRASESSSAPACHVATGVVRRIEGVAGRILVTLRLAPDGPSALEGDVTAELDAVSFAALRPVAGERLAVRIPHGA, encoded by the coding sequence TTGGACGCGCGAGTCGTCGTGGAGCGCGCCGCGTTCCGGCTCGACGTCGCGCTCGCGGTGCCGGCCGGATCCACGACCGCGGTCGTCGGGCCGAACGGCGCGGGCAAGTCCACGCTGCTCCGGGCGCTCGCCGGGCTCGCGCCGCTCACCGACGGCCGCGTCGCGCTCGACGGGCGCGTGCTGGAGGATGCGGGCGGCTCGGCGGCGTCCGGCGGGCTCGCGGACGTGCGGATCCCCGCCGAGCACCGCGGCATCGGCGTCGTCTTCCAGGACCACCTCCTCTTCCCGCACCTGTCCGCAGTCCAGAACGTCGCGTTCGGCCCGCGCGCGCAGGGCGTCGCGCGCGCGGTCGCCGACGACCGGGCGCGCACCCTGCTCGACCGGCTCGGGATCGCGGACCTCGCCGACCGCCGGCCCGCCGCGCTGTCGGGCGGCCAGTCGCAGCGCGTCGCGCTCGCCCGCGCCCTCGTGCTCGAGCCGGCGCTGCTCCTCCTCGACGAGCCGATGGCGGCCCTCGACGCGGGCACGCGGCTCGACGTGCGCGACCTCCTCGCCGAGGAGCTGCTGCGGTTCGGCGGCGCGGCGGTCCTCGTCACCCACGACCCGGTGGACGCGCTCGCGCTGGCCGACCGGATCCACGTGCTCGAGGACGGGCGGCAGGTGCAGGAGGGCTCTCCCGCCGAGGTCGCCGCGCGGCCCGCGACCGCGTACGTGGCCCGACTCGTGGGCATGAACCGGCTGACGGGTGGGGATCCCGACGGGCGGCCGACCGCGCTGATCGCCGCGCCGGCGGACGTGCGGCTGTCCCGCGACCGCGACCGCGACCGCGACCGCGCGTCCGAGTCGTCTTCGGCCCCCGCCTGCCACGTCGCGACCGGCGTGGTCCGCCGCATCGAGGGCGTCGCCGGCCGGATCCTCGTCACGCTCCGCCTCGCACCCGACGGCCCGTCGGCGCTCGAGGGCGACGTCACCGCCGAGCTCGACGCCGTGTCCTTCGCCGCCCTCCGCCCGGTCGCGGGCGAGCGCCTCGCCGTGCGGATCCCGCACGGCGCCTGA